The Rhododendron vialii isolate Sample 1 chromosome 6a, ASM3025357v1 genome includes a window with the following:
- the LOC131328416 gene encoding uncharacterized protein LOC131328416, with amino-acid sequence MHQGTKQTSSYGNATAVRSFKETPKSSCVDRNNPTAASVETKCLFILLLGYSIETNPEEVAELPSIIQKCGTVSKLLFTVYPQLNVVGTITPTFLNERTILSTRNDDVSAINLAALNVFPRDTTTYFAADKMSFDDARDRTITNRYPNEYLNALNPSGLPPFKLDLKVGCPIMLLRNIAPKGGLCNGTQLMIVNCANRIIKAQILTGDKFGDLVFIPGISLTPSSSEMPFEMTSHQFQSDWHTR; translated from the exons atgCATCAAGGAACCAAGCAAACCTCTTCATATGGTAATGCCACAGCAGTCAGGTCCTTCAAAGAAACACCTAAATCTAGCTGTGTTGATAGGAACAATCCCACTGCTGCAAGTGTTGAGACCAAATGTCTGTTTATACTTTTGCTTGGATATTCA ATTGAGACCAATCCAGAAGAAGTAGCAGAGCTTCCATCAATAATACAAAAGTGTGGAACCGTTAGTAAATTGTTATTTACTGTGTATCCGCAGCTGAACGTAGTGGGTACCATAACACCAACTTTCCTTAATGAACGCACAATTCTGTCTACCCGAAATGATGATGTTAGTGCCATCAACCTTGCAGCATTGAATGTTTTTCCAAGAGATACCACTACTTATTTTGCAGCTGACAAAATGTCCTTTGATGATGCACGTGATCGTACTATCACAAACCGGTATCCTAATGAGTACTTGAATGCATTGAATCCTTCTGGTTTGCCTCCTTTTAAATTGGACTTGAAAGTTGGTTGCCCAATAATGTTACTGAGAAATATTGCTCCAAAGGGTGGGTTGTGTAATGGCACTCAATTAATGATTGTCAATTGTGCAAATCGCATAATCAAAGCTCAAATTTTAACTGGAGATAAATTTGGCGATTTGGTCTTTATTCCAGGGATATCCTTGACACCCTCTTCTTCTGAAATGCCTTTTGAGATGACAAGTCATCAATTTCAATCAGATTGGCATACGCGATGA
- the LOC131329212 gene encoding FCS-Like Zinc finger 6-like, with the protein MTEFTLDLTIAEPQQPLDPLNGGRIDQRFLAAAAVSPRNHRRNSADFIETAHFLWSCFLCKRRLIPGRDIYMYRGDSAFCSLECRQQQMIQDERKEKCSWASKRQAPLAASEGGSAEGETVAAV; encoded by the exons ATGACAGAGTTCACCTTGGATCTAACTATTGCCGAGCCCCAGCAGCCGTTGGATCCTTTAAACGGCGGTCGCATAGATCAACGGTTCTTGGCTGCCGCTGCCGTCTCACCTCGGAACCACCGCCGTAACTCTGCTGATTTCATCGAGACCGCCCACTTTCTTTGGTCTTGCTTCCTCTGCAAGCGCCGTTTGATCCCCGGCCGTGACATTTACATGTACag aGGTGATAGTGCATTTTGCAGTCTGGAGTGTAGACAACAACAGATGATCCAAGACGAGAGGAAAGAGAAGTGCTCCTGGGCATCCAAGAGACAGGCCCCACTGGCAGCCTCCGAAGGCGGCTCCGCCGAAGGGGAGACCGTCGCAGCCGTCTAG